A window of Pyrus communis chromosome 3, drPyrComm1.1, whole genome shotgun sequence genomic DNA:
aattaaaacgtATCTTATGAATATAATCATAATTGTAATTATCAAACTTTACAAATATAAATACAATACCGTACAACGAAAACTAGACagaacacacacatacacatatattCTTCCCCATTTAATCCATAATCCACCCGCGATTCTTTTCTGCAGcctatttttccaaattcaattaaGATAAACAGAAGATTATCCTAAAACCCCAAACTTCCACAAGATTATAAAAATAACTACAGAAACAGATTAttcaaaccaaacaaacaaaacccaattttttgtttgtacttCTACGATCTCAAATGAGCTAATTTAcgtaaaaaaatctcaaaaaaacTCGAAGAATTCGACGAGAATGAAAACTTGAACGGAGAAGCTAAAAGCCCGAAACCGAAGTTAAGAGAAGTTAACGTTACCTTTGATTTGGCGAAGACGGCAGCACAAGGGCAAAATCCCACCCAATCTTCCCAATTTGGATTTTAGGGTTTATGCTGTGCAGACActggagagagagacagagcgCGAGAGAAAATAATCGCTGTGTTTTAAGACTTCTTttgctcttcttttttttttcaataattcttTTGCGATTTTTCTGATTGGCGTTTTATGGTTGCCACGTTGGCACGCACAGATGTGCGAGATCTCTCATCCGAATACGTTCTCCTTGTTTGGATTAAGTAACACGTGttctatttttgtcatttttattgttCTTTAATTTGGTTTCTAAATATCtcattccaacaaaaaaaaaatatctaaaaaaGTATAAGGTTTTTAGttgttcaaattttattttccttctgaactcaaaaaataaataaactaaaattattttccttttctttaatttgttataGGAGTCTCTTCTCTTAAAATCattttaagaaaattttgatCGCTTGTTGTTCGGTCTTAACATACATAGTATTACTATTCTAAAAAATTTCACTTAGATACTAGACGGCTGATTATTCCTCCTCGATTTATCTTTATACGTTTGAGAATTAAGAAATGACATCTAAACCTACTTAGGTGTTTGCCTACCCCGCCTATGTCTCGGCTttcacttaaacaaaaaatcaataactttttattttgcattttatgtttttcaataaaatgtaagatacttgttgaatatttgaatgaacactcattatatgtttgttccacatgttttcaatatgttctaatactttataatatatatatatgtcattttattttacattatgtatcccaatacaattctgtatttttttcaactataaatagacacttacttgtacgatatataataaatttacttaaatccgcatAATCCCTTACCTAGGTCCAACTTAACGCCCGATCAACacctagcatcttttagaactTTGTACATCATTAATAATGTAGTAGACATGGGGCGAAAGAGGAGGAATaccatgatgatgatgatcaacAATCTCAACCTCGGTAAAGATTCCATGTAACAACTGTTGGTGTTCGACCAGCGAAGTAACGAGGAGGGCAAGGAGCAAATATGCACATTACTCAACTTCACTGTTTCTGTCACGTCGCCCTGCAACTTCCTTTGTTTTCCAGTGTTGCGACCATCACCTGTTTTCTGTCAAACAATGTTTGTGACATCCTGCGGTGACTGGCCAAGTGCAACTTGTCCATTTTCCAAACTACTAAAcgccttttatttttattgtttttttatagtGAAAATGATGACCTCAAAAGAGCTCATTGatgtttatcaaaaaaaaaaaaaaaaaatgtaattgatttttttaattaactgaATAAAAttcttttatccttttttttttgtcaaaaattaaatttatttatgaatTAAGCTAAACCTCATAATAAACTagtaataatatagttcaattGGAGATGATCGAACTTAATACCTCTcagttaataataataataataaaatattactagaccgtagtactacgTGCTTCTTCTCTCGACTTTGAATTCCTCAATCCTCACACAAAGTAGGgttgggcacgggccgggccgggcccaattttgaagggaccggaccAGACCCGGGTTAAAAAGAAACGGACCAAGTCGGGGGAGGTACAACAAATTTTAATACAGGAACTGGACCTAACTCGACCAATTTGAAACGGGCCGATCCacaggttcttttttttttctcttcttctttagcTATCTCGAATCTCGATTGTTCCAGGAGATGTCGGACCACCACCTTCTGATGTCATCTCACTGGAGACAGGAGAGAGTAAAGATGATGGAGGCCGAAAGAGACGTCTCGTTTCCTATCGTCTTCTCCTACGGCTAGACCGATACCGATATCGGCAACCTTGTCATTTACCCAAAGCTTGATTTCCCGCAGTTCCTGTCGGTTCTGAGCCACAAGATCAGAATCTTGTCGAGGCAATTCACTGTTTTCCTATCCTCACCGGAGACTCGCCAGCGAATCCTCGTCACTGGAAAGGTCAACTTCAACACAATTTCCAGTGAGAAGAACTGTTGCTTCCTAGTGGAGCTCAAGCGGTCAAGGCAACGGAAGAATCACAATTACCAAGTCCACCACCACCAAGACTTCCAACAAGACGATTGCTAATTTCTGAGATTTGGACTCATTTGAGTTGGATTGGGTGCGTATGGAAAGAAGAAAACAGTCATATTTGGAtactttttgtttgaagatttgGCTTTGAGATGGATCATCATGGTGGTTGGAGTTGAGAGGAGCTGAGGAGGGAGCTCAGCTATCGAGAATTCGGTCAATCTGGGTGAGTGAGAGTCGGTCAGTCTGGGAGAGAGAGATCAAGAGGGAGGAAAGTCTCCGAGTTTAAGAATTGACGAAGATGATCTAAGGGAGAGAGATCGAGAGGATGAGAGTCTTCGAGTTTAAGAATCGACAAAGACAATCAAGATTCAACGAAGACGATTGAGGATTGAGGACTGAGGATAACCAGAGAAATCGAGAGAGGAATTGCAGAGACCCgtttgtgtgtgtgagagagaatgaatgaatgaatgcatgtgcatatGGTCTAGGTTGGGGACCCGTGTATACTCAGAAATTAGACCCGTCCCATCCCGCCATATACTTAAACCCACCCCGTCCCGAACTGCCCGGACCGTGGGTCTAGGCCCAGTTGCCCGCCCCTAATACAAAGTACACAACTCACACTCGTTTGTTGAATTCACATGTGGGCAGTCACGTGAGAACACCCAATcggtctttttattttttctttttccaaataaaagagtaaatttaaataaaaagaaaatcaaaatcaaaatcgcTGTATCAAGACTCTCACAGCTTTGTAAATCACAATTCAAAAACACCCCaaacacactctctctctctctctctccctgatTCACTTGTTGGTGGCAGTAATCGCAAGCTAACAGTGAACAACTGTGAAATTTCCGGCGGCTGAGATTGACGGACGGAGGAGGATATGATGGCGTCGGCGCCGGTGAACAAGATTGAGCGGGCCCACCAGATGTACCGGGAAGGTAGCTACTCGGAGGCGCTAGGGTTTTACACCGAAGCCCTATCCATGGCCAAGACCAAACCCCAGAAGATCGCCCTCCACAGCAACCGAGCTGCTTGCTTCTTGAAGCTCCACGATTTCAAAAAGGTTCGcgctttttttttccctctctatCGCTTTATCTATTCGTTTTTGCTGTACGAAATTGTTCAACTTTTTCAACATTCGATCTCGATGAGTTGATTAGAACTAGCGATTCGTGTTTTCGAACGAAAATTTCAATGGCAGTGCGGATATCGCGAGTTCAAGACACGATTTTTCTGCTGAAAATTCCGTCGTTTTCACAATTTTGATCCCAATGAGTTGATTAGAGCAAGTAATTTGTGTTTTCTAATGATGAATCCAGTGACAGTGAGGGTATCGTGAGTTCAAGACATGATTTTGCGACTGGAAATCGCGTTCTGGATCTCGATTTTGATTTGCTAAATTAAAATGTGGAATTTGATGGTTggaattttgttctttttttaataGTTGATCTGTTGGTTGACTTCATAAGACTATATTTTAGGCAGCAGATGAATGTACCTCAGTGCTTGAGCTTGATTACAATCACACTGGAGCATTGATGTTGCGGGCGCAGACCTTGGTGACCCTCAAGGAATATCACTCGGCACTCTTTGATGTTCATCGTCTCATCGAGTTAAATCCATCATCAGAAGTTTATCAAAACCTTCAAGCCCGATTGAAGACACAAGTGGTATAATTCTCTCGTtctttcagctttttttttttctacattgTTTTACAAATGATTGACCTTTATTGTCTGGTACAAATCAATAATAGAAGCTTAAGGGCAGTTCGAGGTTTGGTTGCCAGTTAGTATGGATGGTTTTGTTGTCACCTAAAACCCGAAAGAAATCCCCTACCCTTCGAACAACCTCTAGGTTTTTGTTCAGTGTCATTTGGGACATTTTGTTGACTTATAACCATCTTATTCATCATTGTATTTACAATCATGAACACCGCTGTTGCAAAAATTTACAATTATGAACATCATCATCGTCAGCAGCAATGCAGCCGGTGCTGAAATCATAAATTTGCAATTGTCAATTTCCTGGCTGTGAGTAAAGAGTTTATTTTTCTACTTGAGGAAAGTCACTCGCTCCAATACCTGAATCCGAAGCAGAGctagaagaagaggaagaagacgagGAGGATGAAGCAGAGCCAAATAGAtatgaggaggaagaggagcaatacgaagaaaatgaagatgcaGTATTTTCAGGTGCAGGAAAGGAACAGATACCTGAGGTTAATGAGACAACTACTGTTGCCGATGTTATTCCCCCTAAGACACCGGTAAACAGGGAAGTTCCTCTACACGGAAGGGATCCAAAAGGTAACTACATAAAGACCATTTCCCCAGCTGAAGTTGTTGCCGCTTGTGCAGTCAAGGTATcgtctgaaaaagaaaaagaaaaagaaaatggatggCGAGCAATTCCAAAACCAAAGGGACACTCTTCTCTGGACTATGCACGGTGGGATAGAGTGGAAGATGACTCTAGTGAAGAGGAtgacgatgacgatgatgatgaagacTCTCAACCTCAGTATAGATTCCGTGTTAGAACTGTTGGTGTCCGACCAGTAAAGTGAAGCATCATATTTTTCTGGGACAACCAACCACAGAGTCAAAAAATCATAGTGAAGTAAGCAGCATGCGAAAGTTGTGGTGGTTACAACTGGAGAAACTTTGAAAGCTATGAGAATCTGGCTTTGACGTGTGGGCGAGCTCTGGCAATGCATCATTTGAAGAAACAGGATTCTGCAATTTACAAACAATTCATGCTGTGGCACAAAAAATAAGCGGAAGCTCGGTCTACAACGGTTGAATTCCAACTTGTCCAGGCTAGACTAGTCCTTACAGGGTCAGGTAAAATTGTTGGTTGTGATGTAATTACATGCTTTTGTAAATTTTTACCGCAATGCTTgtaagaaaataatgaaaagtACAGGTTTCCAGGGTTGCTTCCATCCTCAATCAACTTGGAAACCCGAAAGATGACATAAACCAATATTCAATATATTCCTTTACTGCTTTCTGGTTTCTTATGTAGTGTGAGCTGTAGATTAGTAATCGAACGCAGTACCTAATAACAAGCAAACTCAACCCAAATATATTATTTCTTAGTAAAACGTTATCAGCAAGCcctaaagaaggaaaaaaaaaaatacttaacgAGCTATGAAATTACAACAATATTAATACAGTTAACTTAAGAAATCTACTACAAAATGCAACTTTCATCCTCCTAATTTGAATTAGTTTCATCAAGTACCGGCAAAGCTTGGGACAGAATGTCAGCTGCAACATCAAGCTCCTGCTCAGTTATGATCAATGGAGGCACGAGCCTCACAACATTACCTTTTCCAGCAGTCAATATTAACAGGCCAGAGTTTCGACATGCATCCACAACGGGTGAGGCAGAGACGTCCAATTCAATTCCGATAATAAGCCCTAGACCACGTATTTCCCGAACATGTGGGTTCCCTCCCAGCTTCTGCTTTAAGATGTTTTTGAAGTAGATACCCTTTTTAGAGACGCTATTCAAAAATTTGGGATTGGATATTTTGTCGAGAACAGCTAAGGCTGCGCTACAGATAAGAGGTGCACCAGCAAAAGTACTTCCGTGGTCACCAAAAGCTATGGCTGAAGCCACTCTTTCGGTCATCAATGCAGCTCCAATGGGCAGGCCTCCAGCAAGTGGCTTAGCAAGTGTCATTATATCAGGGAATACACCATAAGCCTCATGAGCCCAGAGATACCCAGTTCGACCTAAACCACATTGAACCTACAGAAAATAAAGCATTACTCTTAAACCTCATCGACGAGAGCATTAACTTGAATCCTTTAACTTATCCCTCCGAAAGAACTTTAAAAATACAATGAGTAAAAGAAACAACAAGAACAACAATAAAGGAATGTGAGCATAATAATGAAGTTTGACATTTGAGAATTCGAACTGCGGCCTATTTAACATCCCACACTCCCAGATTGGCAAAATCATAACGCAAAGAAGCAATGAGAGTAATATTGCCGATATAAGAATTGGGAATGTAGGAAGAATCTACTACAAGAAAATCAGATGCATTATGCAAGGATTCATATTTCATGTTGGGAAAGGGAATGGCTTGAGACCATAACGACCATTATCCAAGGGACCAATGAAATCACGAATCGTCAGGGAAATTGCCATCCGAaccaaacaaattcaaaacattttggAGAAAACATAAAAGTATAGCGCATGCTAACAAGAGAATCCAGCACAAAATACACCATCTAGTTTGTTTAAATTGAGCACAAACTGAAGATAAAAAGTAGCTGATTACCTCGTCGAACACCAGAAGAGCAcctgcatcatcacatgcagtACGCAGAAACTGCAGAAACTCCTTTGAAGCACTGTAAATTCCGCCTTCACCCTGAATAGGTTCAACGAACACAGCGGCAGTCTTTCCGGGCTGAATCAGTTCTTTGGTAGCTTGTATATTTCCATACTCCACAAACGTGACTCCAGGCATAACAGGTTCAAAAGGAGACCGGTAATGCTCTTTGCTAGTCAAGGCAAGAGCACCCATGGTCCTCCCATGGAAGCTGTTTGTGAAAGATATGAAGCCCGTGGCAGGCTCTTTCGCATCAGGGTGATTATGTCTCTGAAACTTCCTTGCAAACTTAATGGCTGCTTCGTTCGCTTCGGTTCCAGAATTAGTGAAAAACACACGGTCTGCAAAACTAGAACCCACCAGACGCTTTGCTAGCTCCACCTACATTACACCAAGCAATGCCCATAAGTCCATTAACCAGACAAACGACGCCGGTTAGACGCAAAAGAAACCTTTCACATTTTCCCCTACACTTTCTCCGCAACCAAGCAATACCCAGAAGCCCAAAACCAGAATAACGACGCGGTTTATGCGCAAAATGCAATCTTTTACAATTTTTCCACACtttctcgggaaccaaacaAGCATACGAACCCAAATTTAAGATAAAGGGCAAACCTGCGGGATTGAATAGTAGAGATTGCTGACGTGGGTAAGCGTTCCGGCCTGATCAACCACCGCCTTCAGCCAGTCCTCGTCGCCATGGCCGAGCGCGTTCACCGCAATCCCCGAGCTCAGGTCCAAATACTCGCGCCCCTCGGTATCGTACAATTTACAACCATTGCCACTGGTGAGCACCACTGGAGTCCTCGCGTAGGTCTGTAGCAGGACCTTCGCCTCCGTCTCCATTACCTCCTTGCTCTTCAAAATCCCTAATTTGGAGGCCGCATCCGGTGCTTCCACGTCCACGCTCAGGCAAGCCGCGGACGGCCTCCGGCCCTTGATTAATCGGACTTCTCTGCCTAAATTGGCGATGCATCGACGGCGGAGATTGAGAGGCGGCTGGGAAATGGTGTTTTGGGAAACGTGAAGGGATGACATTCTGGTGAGAAAGGAGAAGGTGCGAAATCGGGGGTTGGCGGCGGAGGCTGCTTGGCGGGTGAGAATGAATGTGTCAGGACCACCAATAGGAAAATGCAAGAAATCTGAAAACGTCATTAAGAGCACTTCAAGTGTTGGACTGCCTATTAAATCCCGTCTAACGAATAGAAACTGCCTTTATtgaataataattattttttgtatttatattctTAAAATGAATAATCatggtaataaataataaaatattaatattttttattttattaaataataaaaaataattttatttgtaatttaggatagaatttttaattagtctcgttgtgccacgtgtcattaaataagaaattataacctaaagtatttgagaaaatataaaattgttgtGTAAGATGGAAGATAACGAtaagatatttatagaaaaattaaatcaacttttttttttcaattttaaaaaaaaattaggatttttttattaattttttacatttattattattttttttaacatggtTGACATCCCTTAGGCGCTCGGACCTTTGATTCGTGCCTCCCCTCTCACACGAGCCCCTCTTAGCCCAATCGTCCGCATGGGTTGGAGCAAAGAAGGGAGGCAATTGGATTGAAAAGGTCCCCGGTCCACCGGGCTATCTCTTCCGTTGGACTTGCTCTAAGGCAAGATTTAAAACATTATAGGTGCCAGTGCAGGTTAGagcctagcacctaggcagACCACacaaatttaagtaaatttattatatctAATACATgtctgtttatatttaaaatatatataattttatcataaattacaaaataaaatgacatatatgtTATGAAGTGTTagaatataatgaaaacatgaaaacaagcatataatgtgtgttcatttaagtatttaacaaatatcttataatttattaaaaaaataaaatgcaaaatgaaaattatctattttctgtttaagtgagTCACAACCTAAGCAGTCTACGTCGGCGCCTCAATAGGTTTAGGCggctttttttaattttcaaatgtctcGGTATTAATCGGGACGGTGACCTAGGCGGCACTAGGCATAAACTTTTGGAACAGTAAAGGGAACCTAAAACGACACCGTTTAtctgattaaattattacttccAAACGCCGACCAATCCGTAACCTATAAATAATCCCAACCCTTCCCACTCTTATCCACCGGACGCCGGACTAATAAAACCATCCAAAGATGGGAAAGCACAACCCTTTCCACTCATTAGTTTATGTTCTCTTTCATTGGCTCTTTTATATTTGCTTCACACGTCTGTAAGAGTTCTGTTGCCAAGAATCTGAGATTTGTTTGTAGGAGAGTGATCTGAGATTTGTTTGTAGGAGAGTGATCTGGTTGTTTATGGTAAACAATATATTAGTGAAATTTTCTTAGGACGTAAGGTGTAGGCTTACGTTgaaccagtataaatccttgtgttatttgaatttttgtattTGTCATATTTTGCCTTGTTAAATATTGGCCTCCTATCTGAAGCCTCCGCACGACACTAGGTTCGCGTTAACTTGTAGTCCAAGTTGTCCACGAGCTTTTGCACAAGTAACAGTGCAGTGTTAAAGATCACTTGTCTTCAATTTGGAACATTTAGAGAGCTGGCGCGTTTAGATTAAACCATAAGGATGGCTCTAAGTTGGAATCTCACCTGGCCTTTGCAAAGAGTTTGCTTGAATCTCCCGATAATGTAAAGGCCgttaggagaaaaaaaaaattcatatccaTTTAACAATTGGAAAATATTGACATATTTGGTTTGTGACTGTATTTTGATGATTTGCATCGAGCTCAACCTCCGATTTGTGCACATGTTTAGGATTTGATATTGTCATTTAGACATTTATCTAATCATTTGGATATATGATCTTTCTTTTACTGATATTTATGAGTTTCTCTCAAACGGAGTCTGGTTGTTATTGGGATTCTCTCTTGGTTCTGTAAGCTTGATGGCATGCTATATAAGAGAAGAGTAGCATGGAGATGACATTCACCCACCCGCTGATTGCGCTTGGCAGCCACTGGGCAAAATGGTTCTGTCTCGACGACAAGTATGAGCTTGCTGTAGCCTTCTTTCCTGACCAAAGCCATCTGGTGTTCAACTTCATCCAACCAACAAGGTTAAGTAGAACTAATGCTTAACAATATAGGAGTGCTTGCCTGTGAATATTGAGCAAACATAACTCAGTAAATCACAATCGAGATTAAAAATTAGTAAATCACAAAGCTTTAATTAGAACGATCAAGCTTTAAGGATCTTCTTTATGAATAAAGAAAAACTCCCAACTTCTTTAAGGGTCACCGTATTTGCTTAGGAATAATACTTCTTCTTACATCTTTGGTGCCAGAAGCAATGCCTGACAAGTTATGAGTATAGTTGCAATCCCAAATCTTCCAGCCTCTTTGGCACGCTAATCCGATATAAGGCACTCAATGCAGGATGTTGGCAACTCAGCAATGTGACGTTCCGCTTGGAATAGTTCTCATCTGCAATTGCTAGGTTTTGGAGTCGACGAACGAATGGATATATagcaagaagaagagaagactAGGACATTTGTGAACAAAGCCGTTCTGTTGATCATTGCAAGTTCTGCAATTAAATTTTCGAGTAGAACTTCAAATTGGGGGTAATTATATCAAATGATCTTGTTTAATGAGTGAAGTTTCTTTCACTGTCCAAGCTAAACTATGCTAGCTTTTTGCCCTTTTTTCGAACCAAAATGTCTTACATTCGACCCTTCTTTATTCGAAGCCCATCAGCAGCTTTGCCACCATGTAAACACCCATGAACTTTGAACTCATTCTTTTCCGAgccttttaattattattattttttatatacaacAATATTCTAATTTTAAGGAGGGAATAATCTGCTCTAAGGAAAAGATAGGTTAGGTTAAGTCACACAAATTAGATATGGAACTCTATGCAAGTGtattatatttttgtcattCATGTGACGGGTGAAACTTGAAACATTTTATTTACTAGTGAAGATGAATAACACTAGATCGTAATAATAATTGGTCATTCTGATTAGCCTTTTGCAcggaaaaataaaagagagataATCTCATGTAAACAAGATGCTACATGACAATATCTGTTGAACGGTTAATACACTTTTTAAATATATGACAATCATTTATTGAACTGTAAACGCCACTAAAATCATATCTTTATTGCAATAGAAAATCTTTCCTATAAAAGATTCTCAAACTGAATTAGTAATTTAATCATATTGCCCCAATTAATGAACTTGACAACAAAAAGGGGCAACGTATCCTAAATCAGAAGACCTGCAATTTCTATGGCCACTAAAATCCCATAAATTCAAGTGTATATTCCCCATCTGTCCAAATCCTATATTAATTCCTCTTTGTTTTATAGGGATTGTCTAGTCTCTTGTGGCTTCACTTCAACCGCCAAGTTTGAAATCCAGTTAAGTTAGGTTAAATATCTAACTACCAAAAATTCATACCTCGTAACATACTAGAAAGTCTAAAAATTAAAtactattttcttttgcaaCGGTTAGCATACCCATTACAAAATTTACGCCACTGCAATTAAACTAGCTACAAATGGGCCGAACCCATCAGAAATATATGTTGTTACCAAGTTCGCATCCACATTTGCCGATCATGAGCTTTTCTCCGACCAAGTAAAGACAACCATCATAGTTTTTAGCATTTGATCGTGTGAACT
This region includes:
- the LOC137728032 gene encoding uncharacterized protein — protein: MMASAPVNKIERAHQMYREGSYSEALGFYTEALSMAKTKPQKIALHSNRAACFLKLHDFKKAADECTSVLELDYNHTGALMLRAQTLVTLKEYHSALFDVHRLIELNPSSEVYQNLQARLKTQVSLAPIPESEAELEEEEEDEEDEAEPNRYEEEEEQYEENEDAVFSGAGKEQIPEVNETTTVADVIPPKTPVNREVPLHGRDPKGNYIKTISPAEVVAACAVKVSSEKEKEKENGWRAIPKPKGHSSLDYARWDRVEDDSSEEDDDDDDDEDSQPQYRFRVRTVGVRPVK
- the LOC137728031 gene encoding acetylornithine aminotransferase, mitochondrial-like; this translates as MSSLHVSQNTISQPPLNLRRRCIANLGREVRLIKGRRPSAACLSVDVEAPDAASKLGILKSKEVMETEAKVLLQTYARTPVVLTSGNGCKLYDTEGREYLDLSSGIAVNALGHGDEDWLKAVVDQAGTLTHVSNLYYSIPQVELAKRLVGSSFADRVFFTNSGTEANEAAIKFARKFQRHNHPDAKEPATGFISFTNSFHGRTMGALALTSKEHYRSPFEPVMPGVTFVEYGNIQATKELIQPGKTAAVFVEPIQGEGGIYSASKEFLQFLRTACDDAGALLVFDEVQCGLGRTGYLWAHEAYGVFPDIMTLAKPLAGGLPIGAALMTERVASAIAFGDHGSTFAGAPLICSAALAVLDKISNPKFLNSVSKKGIYFKNILKQKLGGNPHVREIRGLGLIIGIELDVSASPVVDACRNSGLLILTAGKGNVVRLVPPLIITEQELDVAADILSQALPVLDETNSN